A region of the Candidatus Hydrogenedentota bacterium genome:
AATTTTCGCGAGGATGTTCCCGTTGTCGAATCCATTTGGGCCGGGCGGGTGATCGCGCCACCGACCCTCCTTGATCGCGTTCCGGCGACCCGTCAGGAGCATCGCTGGGACGAGACTCCCGGATGGCTCATTCCCGTGCAGGGGGACGCTCGCGCGTGGGCCCTGGCGGAGCGGGAAGGCACAACCTTTCTGTCCAGCCACGAGCAGCGAATGCCCGCCTTGCTTGCCACGGCGCGCCGGGAGCCCGAGGCCGGCGTGGCGGCGTTCAATTTGCGCTGGAAGCCCTTCACGGCTCTTATTGGCGATGTCCTGATCCGGGCGGCGTCGGATGGAATGTTGCCGGGCTACGGCGCGGACGATGTGAAGGCCGATATCTTGCCCCACGTGGACGCCTTTGCCGATTGGGGTACACTCCAGTTACACGCCGGCTCCGAAGGCGGCGAGATCATGGGCGAGGGTTGGATTGCGCTCGGTGCGGAACTGGTTCCGTGAATCGGGCGGGGCTTGCGGGGCTGATCGCGCTCTGTGGCGCGCTCTCAAGTTACGGCGATACGGGCGTTCAACACGTCACCGGCAACGGCCGAATTACAGTCGCCCTCGATGGGGCGGGCGTCCTCACCCACTTTTCCTGGCCGGGTCCTGGCGCGGGCCAGCACCTGGGCGCATCGGGCGCGCATTGGGTGATCGGCAGCCTCGAGCGCCCGGAGCGCTTCCACACCAATGGGTGGCGTATCGAGCAGGAGTATCTGGCTCCTGATTCCCTCGTTCTCGTGACGCGTTACAGCGAGGTTGGCGGTGAGCGCTCGGCCGAGCAGATCGTTGCCGTCGTTCCCGGCACCGATCTCGTCCTGGTGCTCTTGCGACTGCACGGCTTCGCCCCCGATACTCCCTGCTTCTGGGCACAGTCGGTTGAGCCACTGGACCTGCGCCCGCGCGGGTTTGCGTCGTTTCAGCCGGAAGTCCGCAGGCTGAATCGCGGTGTCTCGCTATTCGAAGCGCGCCCCGGCATTCTGGAGCACTTTCGTCCGGCCCGCGCCGGTCGGGATTATGTCAATGCGGCACGGGATTGGATGGCGCGGGGGACCGATGTTGAGTTTGGTCCGGGGGTGTACATTGGCGCGAAAACCCTTCATGAAGCCCACGGACTGGAGTGGGACTCGACTTCATCACCCGAGGAGACCGCAGCGGGCAGTCCGCGTCCCGTGAGCAGGCGGGCCTGGGGCGTCGAAACCGGCGTCACGGAAGTGGCCGGGACGGCCTCGGAGGCTACCCGGGAGTTCGCCGTGCTTCTTGGCGCGTCAGACACGCGTGAGGGGTTGCGCGCTGCGTTCACCGAAGGTCTGAAGCGGAGCGTGGAAGAACTGATCGCGTCGCCATCGGAACTCAGCGGATACTGGGCGGGCGCACCGGAAACCGTGACCCGCACCGATCCCGCCGCGATCCGGGCCCGATTGAATCTGAGCCTCTGCCTGGATCCGACCTCGGGAGCCGCCGTCCGCGCCCCGGCCCTTTCCGGCGCGGCGACCCTTTGTGATGTGGTGGATACGGCCTGGGCCTCCGCCGCTCTGGATGCGCTGGGCCGTCACGATGACGCCGCACGGGCCCTCGCGGTTCATGTTGAAACAATTCGTACTGAGCGGGGTACGGACACCCCCGCGGGTTCACTGCCGCGCGCAATTTACCGGGACGGCACGTCGGCTTCGCCCTGGGGGAATGCCGATCCGGCGAGCGCGGCCTGGCTCCTGGCGGCGTGCTGGCGTCACATGGTCTCCCTTCCCGCCGATGGGCAGCGCGACTACCTCCAGGCGGTCTGGCCGGCGCTATCGCTCAGCGCCGACTATCTTGCTCGCGAGCCGCGCGTGGGTGGAGCACTTTCGGGCGCGCTCCCCGCGGAGGCGGCGCCACTGGATACATTGCGGGTCCAGTACCTCGGGCTCGAATCCGGTCGGCGCATGGCGGCGGTGATCGAGGTTGCGGAGCCGGAACTCTGGTCGGACAGGCGGGAGGAGATTTATTCCCGGATACGTTTCCGTAAGCTGAATCAAGCCGGATTGGGGGAAGGGGGGGAGCCGTGGATCGACTGGTGGCTCAACACGCTGCCCGGCGCGACGTCCGACGGACTCGGGGCTTGGGAAGTGCTGCGTACGGAAGGCGCAACGGCGTTGACGGCATCGGCCATCCTGGACTGGGTGGTGGAAAGCGGGCTGGGTCCGGAGGCGCCGTTTCTGCGGCGGGACGCGCTCCGGTGTCTGCTCGTTGCGGGGGCCGCCGAGGCCCCATGAGCACGCCGGTTCAGTCGAGGGCGCTGGCAAGTTCCTGTATGGGCGCCAGACGACCTTCTCCCTGGAAGTGTTCCCGGATTTCGATGAAGCGCTGTTCCTTGGCCAGGAAGGCGTCCACGATGTCTGGGTCGAAATGGCTTTCGCGGCCCTCGAGAATGATTCCTTTGGATTTCTCGTGGCTGAAGGGCTCTTTGTAGGGACGCCGCGACGACAGGGCGTCATAGACGTCGGCGAGGGCCGCAATGCGCGCGCAGAGGGGGATATCTTCGCCGGAGAGCTTGAAGGGGTAGCCCGTGCCGTTCCATTTTTCATGGTGGTAATAGGCAATATCCCGGCCGGTGGCCAGGAAGGAGTCGCGACCGGCTTCGATATCCGCCGCCTTGAGGGTGTCTCCGCCGATCATGCTGTGCTGCTTCATGATCTCGAACTCGTCGTCGGTGAGTTTGCCCGGCTTCAGGAGAATCCGATCGGGGATGCCGACTTTGCCGATATCGTGTAGCGGGGTGGACTTGTAGATCTCATCGACAAAAGCCGGTCCATAGGTGTCGCTGTACTTCGGGAGCCGTACGACCTCCTCGCAAAGTTCGCGGGCGTAGGACCGCATGCGTTCGAGGTGATCGCCGGTTTCGTTGTCGCGCGATTCGGCCAGCTTGGCCAGGGAGAAGACGGTGACCTGTTGCGTGAGCACGACCTGCTCGGTGCGCTCGACGACTTTGTGCTCCAACTCGCGCTTATACTCGATCAGGCGGTCGTGGAGCAGTTTCGTCTTTGAGGAGGTCTTGATCCGGGCCTCCAGGAGAATTCGGTCGAAAGGCTTGATCAGGAAATCGTCGGCGCCGGATTTAACGGCTTCGATGTTGGTTTCCTTGTCGGACATGCCGGTGATGATCACCACGGGGATGTGCTGGGTTTCCGGATCCTGCTTGAGGCGGCGGCAGACTTCGAAGCCGTTCATGCCTGGCATCATGATATCGAGGAGGATGACGTCGGGTGGATTCTTCTCCACCATGGTGAGTGCGTCTTCGCCCCGCGTGACGGCGTCGATGTGATAGCCCATGGGCGCGAGAAAGCTGCGGAGCACCATGGCGTTTTCCGGCATGTCGTCCACAATCAGAATCTTGGTGATTCGGTTCTTGTCGGATGGCAAAAGCATCACCTCATTAACTGTTTGACGTATGCGGCTTGGCATCGGATGATGGAGACTATTGGCCCGGCCTCGAATGTCTCGCTAATCCCGAAGGCATGGTAACATAATCACGAAAATTGCGCAATCAATCTGGCGCGGAAATGCTTGGGTTCACAATAGATTACCTGCTAGATTATTGGGCAGACGCCGCCTTCGATGGCGCGCGGTCGCCCGATCGCGATTGGGGCCGTCCGGCCCGAGACCTGATAGTGCACGCAGTGGAGCAGTAGTAA
Encoded here:
- a CDS encoding response regulator translates to MPSDKNRITKILIVDDMPENAMVLRSFLAPMGYHIDAVTRGEDALTMVEKNPPDVILLDIMMPGMNGFEVCRRLKQDPETQHIPVVIITGMSDKETNIEAVKSGADDFLIKPFDRILLEARIKTSSKTKLLHDRLIEYKRELEHKVVERTEQVVLTQQVTVFSLAKLAESRDNETGDHLERMRSYARELCEEVVRLPKYSDTYGPAFVDEIYKSTPLHDIGKVGIPDRILLKPGKLTDDEFEIMKQHSMIGGDTLKAADIEAGRDSFLATGRDIAYYHHEKWNGTGYPFKLSGEDIPLCARIAALADVYDALSSRRPYKEPFSHEKSKGIILEGRESHFDPDIVDAFLAKEQRFIEIREHFQGEGRLAPIQELASALD